A genomic segment from Salvia splendens isolate huo1 chromosome 13, SspV2, whole genome shotgun sequence encodes:
- the LOC121760843 gene encoding 11-beta-hydroxysteroid dehydrogenase A-like yields the protein MLELIHAFLNLTLPPITYFSLMLFLPPFQIFKFFLSILGALFAEDISGKVVVITGASSGIGESLAYEYAKKGTCLVLAARREKSLQEVADTARYLGSPEVLVVRADVSKVDDCRRVVDQTMNHFGRLDHLVNNAGVTSVALLEEVDDVTDFRAIMDVNFWGSVYMTRFAAPYLRHSRGRVVVLSSSASWLPAPRMSFYNASKAAMAQFFETLRVEFGPEIGITLVTPGFIESELTQGKLLTKGGRLEVDQDIRDVQVSVIPIERADSCAKAIVRSAVRGERYLTEPRWFRMTYLWKIFCPEVLEWVYRLFYIGNPGSADAEPLSKKLVDYSGAKSLLYPESVYVAQPKRD from the exons ATGCTAGAACTAATCCACGCCTTCCTCAACCTAACCCTCCCCCCAATAACCTACTTCTCCCTCATGCTTTTCCTCCCACCTTTCCAAATCTTCAAGTTCTTCCTCTCCATCTTGGGCGCCCTCTTCGCCGAAGACATCTCCGGCAAGGTCGTCGTCATCACCGGCGCCTCCTCCGGCATAGGCGAA AGCCTTGCATATGAGTATGCTAAGAAGGGGACGTGTTTGGTTCTGGCGGCGAGGAGAGAGAAGAGCCTCCAGGAGGTGGCTGACACGGCGCGGTATCTCGGATCGCCGGAGGTCTTGGTTGTTCGCGCAGATGTGTCCAAGGTCGACGATTGCAGGAGGGTGGTTGATCAAACTATGAATCATTTCGGAAGGC TGGATCATCTGGTTAATAACGCTGGAGTGACATCAGTTGCGCTGCTGGAAGAAGTCGACGATGTTACTGATTTCAGAGCAATTATG GATGTAAACTTCTGGGGGTCTGTATACATGACTCGATTTGCTGCGCCATACCTCCGGCACAGCAGAGGCCGAGTCGTGGTTCTTTCGTCGTCCGCATCATGGCTGCCTGCCCCAAGGATGAGTTTTTACAAC GCAAGCAAAGCGGCAATGGCACAATTCTTCGAGACACTACGCGTGGAGTTTGGGCCGGAGATAGGCATAACCCTAGTTACGCCCGGATTCATAGAATCCGAACTCACTCAGGGCAAATTATTGACAAAGGGTGGTCGGCTCGAAGTTGATCAGGACATAAGAGAT GTGCAAGTGAGTGTGATTCCGATTGAGAGGGCGGATAGCTGTGCGAAGGCGATAGTGAGGAGCGCGGTGAGGGGGGAGAGGTACCTGACCGAGCCGAGGTGGTTCAGGATGACTTATCTGTGGAAGATATTTTGCCCGGAGGTGTTGGAGTGGGTGTATAGACTGTTTTACATCGGGAATCCGGGGTCCGCGGATGCTGAGCCACTTAGTAAGAAGCTTGTGGACTACAGCGGAGCTAAGAGTCTGCTCTATCCGGAGTCGGTTTATGTGGCACAGCCTAAGAGAGATTAG
- the LOC121761012 gene encoding protein MICRORCHIDIA 7-like, with amino-acid sequence MAKDTQIHVKKELLDPNFAPKPYTAPASTRPAAFIDLSSSDSDSDSDDDDNARKKRRMAESAVLPVGFLDPLPQPSSEQLPLALPSTAAPIAKQFWKAGDYEDAPSGDWGYSNGGMDHVRVHPRFLHSNATSHKWALGAFAELMDNSLDEVCNGATYVNIDMVKSKQDGGKMLLIEDNGGGMDPEKMRHCVSLGYSAKSKMADTIGQYGNGFKTSTMRLGADVIVFSRCRGKNGLRSTQSIGLLSYTFLRSTGKEDIVVPMLDYERSGQDWIKIIRSSVYDWDRNVETILQWSPFSSEDELLWQFNQIQDQGTRIIIYNIWEDDEGLLELDFDTDPHDIQIRGVNRDEKNIDMAKKYPNSKHFLTYRHSLKSYAAILYLRIPPGFRIILRGKDVEHHNIVNDMMMSQEITYRPQPSTTEEIPKNLNMVATVTVGFVKDAKAHIDVQGFNVYHKNRLIKPFWRVWHPPGSDGRGVIGVLEADFVEPAHDKQGFERTTVLSKLEARLIQMQKTYWTTNCHKIGYAPRVNKKVNQREISPDSFPRGSRSKTRNFTSSDKTPIKFGDKGSNSRRLNGKGDAKRTTKQPNRTEQPLSSDEYLSDDDRRNTSKKHHNGSSSKDVFSKDGSHRLSGLRSRKGEEDYTPEMPSRTTRNSKSQENGLNDAGNSPSNSSSSLLDRLELENLRLKERLKRKEEEVLGDLLNDLNKEKERSQSLEAQLQETGQKHEELAKELESLIDIFSEERQRRDIEEENLRRSMKEASNTIKELLEKMRVLERSCNTK; translated from the exons ATGGCAAAAGACACCCAAATTCATGTGAAGAAGGAACTACTCGACCCGAATTTCGCTCCCAAACCCTACACCGCCCCGGCCAGTACCCGACCCGCTGCCTTTATCGACCTCTCCAGCTCCGACTCCGACTCCGACTCCGACGACGACGATAATgcgaggaagaagaggagaatGGCGGAGAGCGCTGTGCTGCCGGTGGGCTTTCTGGATCCGCTGCCGCAGCCGTCGAGCGAGCAGCTTCCTCTAGCGCTTCCGTCTACCGCCGCGCCGATTGCGAAGCAGTTTTGGAAGGCGGGGGATTATGAGGACGCGCCGTCTGGTGACTGGGGTTATTCTAATG GTGGCATGGACCATGTTAGAGTGCATCCAAGATTCTTACATTCCAATGCTACCAGTCATAAATGGGCTCTTGGAG CTTTTGCAGAACTCATGGATAATTCATTGGATGAG GTCTGCAATGGAGCGACATATGTTAACATAGACATGGTGAAAAGTAAGCAAGATGGTGGCAAAATGTTGCTGATTGAAG ATAACGGTGGTGGAATGGATCCGGAGAAAATGCGTCACTGTGTATCTCTAGGTTATTCTGCAAAGAGCAAAATGGCAGATACTATTGGGCAGT ATGGAAATGGTTTTAAGACTAGCACAATGAGACTTGGTgctgatgtcattgttttttcTAGATGCCGTGGGAAAAATGGGCTAAG GTCAACACAAAGCATTGGATTGCTGTCCTATACATTTCTGCGGAGCACTGGGAAGGAAGATATTGTGGTTCCCATG CTTGACTACGAAAGAAGTGGACAAGATTGGATCAAGATAATTCGATCATCAGTCTATGACTGGGATCGAAATGTTGAAACAATACTGCAGTGGTCTCCATTTTCAAGTGAAGATGAACTTCTTTGGCAg TTCAATCAAATACAAGATCAGGGTACTCGTATAATAATTTACAATATTTGGGAGGATGATGAGGGACTGCTGGAATTGGATTTTGACACAGATCCACAT GACATCCAAATCAGAGGTGTCAACAGAGATGAGAAGAACATTGACATGGCAAAGAAATATCCCAACTCAAAGCATTTTCTAACATATCGTCATTCATTAAAG AGTTATGCAGCTATTCTCTATCTCAGAATTCCTCCGGGCTTTCGAATAATTTTGCGTGGTAAAGATGTTGAGCATCACAATATTGTGAACGATATGATGATGTCTCAGGAAATTACTTATCGTCCTCAACCCTCTACTACTGAAGAGATTCCAAAAAACTTAAAT ATGGTTGCTACTGTGACTGTTGGCTTTGTTAAGGATGCAAAAGCTCACATTGATGTTCAGGGGTTTAATGTCTACCACAAAAACCGGCTTATTAAG CCCTTCTGGAGAGTTTGGCATCCACCTGGTAGTGATGGTCGTGGAGTTATAG GTGTGCTTGAAGCAGATTTTGTTGAACCAGCTCATGATAAGCAGGGTTTTGAGCGGACTACAGTTCTTTCTAAACTTGAGGCTCGATTGATACAAATGCAGAAGACATATTG GACTACAAACTGTCACAAAATTGGCTATGCTCCAAGAGTTAACAAAAAAGTTAATCAAAGAG AGATCTCTCCTGATTCTTTTCCTCGAGGTTCTCGATCGAAGACGAGAAATTTCACTTCAAGTGACAAAACACCGATCAAGTTTGGGGACAAGGGAAGTAACAGTAGGCGTTTGAATGGCAAGGGGGATGCCAAGAGAACTACGAAACAACCAAATCGCACTGAGCAACCCTTGTCTTCTGATGAGTATCTAAGTGATGATGATAGGCGGAACACTTCTAAGAAGCATCATAATGGGTCATCCTCAAAGGATGTTTTCAGTAAAGATGGGTCACATAGGCTGTCGGGGTTGAGAAGTCGTAAAGGTGAAGAAGATTACACACCTGAAATGCCTTCCCGAACAACCAGAAATTCGAAGTCACAG GAGAATGGCCTTAACGATGCTGGAAATTCACCATCAAATTCAAGTTCCAGTTTATTGGATCGGTTGGAATTAGAGAATCTCCGGTTAAAAGAGAG ATTGAAAAGGAAAGAAGAGGAGGTTCTAGGTGATTTGCTGAATGAtttgaataaagaaaaagaaagatccCAGTCTCTCGAAGCTCAG TTACAGGAGACAGGACAAAAACACGAGGAGCTAGCTAAAGAGCTGGAGAGTTTGATTGACATATTTTCAGAAGAGAGGCAGCGGCGCGACATAGAGGAGGAGAATCTGAGAAGGAGCATGAAG GAAGCATCAAACACAATTAAAGAGTTGCTGGAGAAAATGCGAGTTTTGGAGAGATCGTGCAACACGAAATAG